The Arachis ipaensis cultivar K30076 chromosome B07, Araip1.1, whole genome shotgun sequence genome includes a window with the following:
- the LOC110264235 gene encoding actin-depolymerizing factor 1-like isoform X2 codes for MANAASGMAVHNDCKLQFLELKTKRTHRFIVFKIEENQKQVIVEKLGEPAQGYEDFAACLPPNECHYAIYDFEFLTEVLYRNMIPSNFIMNTSNVMASLATDLLVIRYSDTDVAEYLYNSKPDADSLYTYLCKDLTKACSTKAPPVPKVVTI; via the exons ATG GCAAATGCAGCTTCTGGAATGGCGGTCCATAATGACTGCAAGTTGCAGTTTTTGGAGCTCAAGACAAAAAGGACTCACAGGTTCATAGTTTTCAAGATTGAGGAGAATCAAAAACAAGTCATTGTGGAGAAGCTTGGTGAGCCAGCTCAAGGCTACGAAGATTTTGCTGCTTGCCTCCCTCCTAATGAGTGCCACTATGCTATATATGATTTCGAGTTCTTGACCGAAG TTTTGTACAGGAATATGATCCCTAGTAACTTTATTATGAATACATCTAATGTGATGGCTAGTTTGGCCACAGATCTGCTG GTTATACGGTATTCAGATACAGATGTTGCTGAATATCTATATAATTCGAAGCCTGATGCCGATTCATTGTACACATATCTCTGCAAAGACCTTACTAAAGCATGCAGCACCAAGGCACCCCCTGTCCCTAAGGTAGTGACAATCTGA
- the LOC110264235 gene encoding cofilin-like isoform X1, translating into MANAASGMAVHNDCKLQFLELKTKRTHRFIVFKIEENQKQVIVEKLGEPAQGYEDFAACLPPNECHYAIYDFEFLTEVLYRNMIPSNFIMNTSNVMASLATDLLGSASKTENTNFLESAFFSGLPVYYLQKQYTENSTFYFPLQIESYSIQQGYTVFRYRCC; encoded by the exons ATG GCAAATGCAGCTTCTGGAATGGCGGTCCATAATGACTGCAAGTTGCAGTTTTTGGAGCTCAAGACAAAAAGGACTCACAGGTTCATAGTTTTCAAGATTGAGGAGAATCAAAAACAAGTCATTGTGGAGAAGCTTGGTGAGCCAGCTCAAGGCTACGAAGATTTTGCTGCTTGCCTCCCTCCTAATGAGTGCCACTATGCTATATATGATTTCGAGTTCTTGACCGAAG TTTTGTACAGGAATATGATCCCTAGTAACTTTATTATGAATACATCTAATGTGATGGCTAGTTTGGCCACAGATCTGCTG GGATCAGCATCAAAGACAGAAAACACCAATTTTCTTGAATCCGCTTTCTTTTCAGGCCTTCCTGTTTATTATCTACAAAAGCAATACACAGAGAACTCTACATTTTACTTTCCACTCCAGATAGAATCCTATAGTATACAGCAAG GTTATACGGTATTCAGATACAGATGTTGCTGA